CCGGCGGCGGCGAAGGCCTCGTCCGCGATGAGATAGCGGTCGGCGTGGGCGTCGTCGTCGGTCATCGGGATCTCACCGCGCCGGATGCGGCGGGCGAGCTGGGTGCCCTCCTCGACGATCAGGGCGTACGCCGACACGTGGTCGGGGCCCGCGCCGATCGCGGCGTCCAGGGTGGACCGCCAGTCGTCGTCGGACTCGCCGGGGGTGCCGTAGATCAGGTCGAGGTTGACGTGGTCGAAGCCCGCCGCCCGCGCCTCGGCGACACACGCCTCGGGGCGGCCGGGGGTGTGCGTGCGGTCGAGGATCTTCAGGATGTGCTGCTTGGCGCTCTGCATTCCGAAGGAGACCCGGTTGAAGCCGCCCTCGCGCAGGGCTTCGAGGTAGGCCGGGTCGACGGACTCGGGGTTGGCCTCGGTGGTGACCTCGGCGTCGTCCGCGAGCCCGAACTCGTCCTTGATCGCGGCCAGCATCCGTACGAGGTCGGCGGCGGGCAGCAGGGTCGGGGTCCCGCCGCCGACGAAGACGGTACGGACCGGGCGCGGGTCGTCGCCGAGGACCTTGCGGGCCTGGCGGACCTCCTCGATCAGGTGGACGGCGTAGTTGTCGCGGGAGGCCAGCGCACCTCCGGAGCCGCGCAGCTCGGTGGCGGTGTAGGTGTTGAAGTCGCAGTAGCCGCAGCGGGTGGCGCAGTACGGGACGTGCAGGTAGAAGCCGAGCGGGCGGTCGGCTGCGCCTTCCAGGGCATGGCGGGGCAGCGCCCCGTCGTCGGGCACGGGTTCACCATCGGGCAGTACGGAAGGCATACCGCCCATTGTCGCTCGCCGCCGGAGCTTCCCGGACCGGGCGGGCCCGGGGGTCCGGTCCGGGCCCGTTCCGTCCGCGTGTCAGTCCGCGTGCAGGACCAGCAGGGCCACGTCGTCGTCCGGGGGCTGCTCGGCGAACTCGTGGACCGCGCGCCGGATCTTCTCAGCGGTCGCCTCGGCGGGCAGCCCGGCGCACCCGGCCAGCACCCGGGCCAGCCCGTCCCCGTCGTCGAACATCAGCGGGCCCGACCGCCGCTCGGTCACCCCGTCGGTGACGCAGAGCAGGGTGTCCCCGGGCGCGAGGTCGAAGACCTGGCTCTCGTACGCCACGTCCTCGACGACCCCGAGCAGCACCTGGGGCTCGGCGGCCGGGCGTACGGTGCCGTCGGGGCGCAGCAGCAGCGGCAACGGGTGTCCGGCGCTGGCCACCGTGCAGCGGACCCCGCCGTCGGGGAGCGGCACGACCTCCCCGTACAGCAGGGAGAGGAACCGCGACTGGGTGCCGTCGTGGAGCTGCCGGCCCCCGGCTGCGGCGACCATCAGGGCGGCGGCCTCGGCGGCCTCCATGGCGTCGTCGAGGAGGAGCCGGTTCAGCCGGTCCAGGACCTTGCCGACGCCGAAGCCCTCCCGGGAGAGCAGACGGAGCCAGGGGCGGGCGAGACCGGTGACGACGGCCGCCTCCGGGCCCGAGCCCTGGACGTCGCCGAGGACGAAGCACCAGCGGTCGCCGGGGCACGGGAAGATGTCGTAGAAGTCACCGCCGACCACCCCGTCGTCGCTCGGTTCGTAGACGAGGGAGCTGGTCACGCCGGGGATGTCCGCGACCTTGCTGGGGAGCAGGCCGCGCTGGAGGATCCGGCTGATGGTGGCCTGCCGGGTGTAGGCGCGGGCCGCGCCGACGGCGAGGCCGAGGCGGCGGACGAAGTCCTCGATCAGCGAGGAGACGGCCTCGGGTACCCGGGCGACGCCCTCCCGCCCGACGAGGACGGTGCCGAGCATCCGGCCCCCGGCGGTGATGCGGAACGCGAGCGCGGCCCCGTCCCGGCCGCCGGGGTGCGGCGGCGCGGCGTCCTCGGCCCCACCGGGTTGATCGGCGGGGTGGCCGGGGTGCTCGGGCCAGGGCACGGGGACGGGGCCGGAGCCCGCCCCGGCGGGAAGGGTGAGCGGGGCCCGCTCCAGAGCGGTGCGCAGGGGCTCGGCGCCGGTCTCGTCGCTGTGCCAGACCCGGGCCGGCCGGGGTTCGGCGGCCGGTCCCCCGCCCTCGGTCTCCAGCCAGATCGCGCACCAGTCCGCGAGCCGGGGCACCAGCAGCTGGCCCGCTATGGCGGCCACGAGGTCCTCGTCGAGCTGCCCGGCGAGGAGGTCGGAGGCCTCGGCGAGGAAGGCCGGGGCGCCGCGGCTGTCCCAGACCGCGTCGTCGCGTTCGGTGCGCCGGGCGGCGGGGGCGAGGATCTCGGCGGCGCGCAGGCCGCGCCGGAGTGCCTCCCCGTCGGGCGGGGCGAGCGGGGCGCTCCAGTCGTCGACGGGCAGGCGGGCCCAGACGGTCTTGAGGCCGGTGCGGTAGGTGATGCCCCAGGAGTCGGCGAGGGTGGCGACGAGCTGGAGGCCCCGGCCGTACTCGGCGGGGTCCGGCAGCTCCCCGGCGACCGCCGCGTCCGGTTCCGGCCCGGGCTCCGGCTCGTCGCCGCTGACCGGGCGGGCCGGGTGGTGGTCGGTGACCTCCAGGACGAGGGCGGCGGACGGCTCGTCACCGCCGTCCTCCTCCAGCCTGAGGACCAGGTCGACGGTGGTGCCGGCGTGCACGACGGCGTTGGTGACCAGCTCGTTGGTGACGGTCACGGCATCGTCGGCCAGCCGGTCGCTGAAGCCCACGGCGGCGGGCACCCCGAGCCCGGTCCACTCCGCGAGCGCGGCCCGGACGAACCGCCGGGCGGCGGACGGGGCGAGCGGTATCCCGGGCAGGCTGGTGCGGCTGGCCAGGCGCGGGCCGTGCGCGCCCCCGGCACGGATGGTGCCGGGACGCTGCGCGGTGTCCCGCTGCAGGGGAATGGGCGCCACGGGGCGGCTCCTCCGGTCGGACGACACCGACAGAGTGACAGACCGGCCGCATCCATAAGCACCGAGTTACGGAAGTGAGCGGAAAATCGAGCAGATTCGAACGCGCGGGACGGGTTACGACATGTCGGAAGCGGCGTCACCGGAGGACGGGACGGCCGCCGGGCGTCGCCTGCGGTGGACCACCGCGCCGCCCACCGCGAGCAGGAGGACGACCACGGCGGACACCCCGTAGGCCGTGTGCTCGGCGAAGAGCCGCCCCAGCCCCTTGAGGACACCGAAGCCGGCGGTCGCGTAGATCAGCGCCCAGGCGGCCCCGCCCGCGAACAGGGCCGGGAGGTAGCGCGACAGGGGCATCCGCATGCTGCCCGCGAGGAAGTTGGCGGCGGTCTGGAACCCGACCGTCAGGAAGGAGACGGCCACCACCGGCGCGCCCCAGCGCTGGATCGCCCGCTCGGCACGCCGGAACTTCGCCGAGGAGGTCCGCGCCGCGAACCTGCTGCGCCGGGCACCGGCTCCGGCGAGCCACCCGACGGCGAACGTCCCGCCTGCGCGCAGCAGGACGATGACGTACAGGGCTCCGGCCGCGAGCGCGATCTCATCCACGAGACCTCGCCCCGGGCCCGGGCGCCCGCCGGGCACGAGCCCGGTCACCGTCTCCCACCTGCACCCCGCCTCTACCTGTTCCGTCCGCCGGGTACCACACCAGGCAAGGCCAGCCTAACCGGGCGCGCATACGGCGGGCACCGGCCCCCTGGTCACGCCCGGACGAAAGGGCCGACGAAACACTTACCACTCGGTCGGAATTCACCGCCCCCGCGAGTGTACGTTCGTACGCTCTGGAGCTAGGGTCGTCCGCATGACCGTCGACATCGAGACACGGCCCCTCCCCGCCGCACGCCACGCGCGGGCCGCCGTAGCCGTCCTGTTCTTCACGAACGGGGCGCTGTTCGCCAACCTGCTGCCGAGGTATCCGCAGATCAAGGAGGATCTGGCGATCGGCAACGGCGCCTACGGTCTCGCGGTCGCCGCGTTTCCCGCAGGGGCCATCACGGCCGGCCTCGCGGCGGGGGTGCTCGTGCGCCGCATGGGCTCGGCGCGGGTCGCGGTGCTCGGGACCCTGCTGATGGCCGCGGGGATCCTGGTCGCCGGTCTGGCCCCGTCGGTCGCCCTGTTCGCGACCGCCCTGTTCCTGGCCGGAGCCATGGACGCGCTCACGGACGTCGCCCAGAACGCGCACGGCCTTCGGGTGCAGCGGCTCTACGGGCGGTCCATCCTCAATTCCTTCCACGCCATCTGGTCCATCGGCGCCGTCACCGGAGGGCTGATGGCCGCGGGGGCGATGTCGCTGGGCCTGTCGCTCGGCGTCCATCTCGCGGTCTCGGGCGCCGTCCTCGTCGCCGCCGCCGTGGCCGCACTGCGCTTCTGTCTCCCCGGACCGGACAGCGAACCCGAGGAGACCGGCCCGGAGCGGCGCGGTACGGAAGGGGCGCGCGGCACCTCGCGCGTCGGGCCGGTGCTGGCGGCGCTCGTCCTGCTCGCCACGGCGGGGACGCTCGTGGAGGACGCGGGGAACTCCTGGGCCGCCCTCTACCTGAGCGACGCCCTGCACGCCTCCGCGGCTCTCGCCGCCTGGGGCTTCATCGCCCTGGTGGGAGCCCAGTTCATCGGGCGCATCATCGGGGACCGCCTCGTCGACCGCTTCGGCCGGCGTGCCGTGGCCCGGGCCGGCGGTCTGATCACCGCGGTCGGCATGGGGCTGGCCCTGGCGGTGCCGACGCTGCCCGGCACCGTCCTGGGCTTCGCCCTGGCCGGATTCGGGGTGGCGACCCTGGTGCCCGCCGCGATGCACGAGGCCGACGCGCTGCCCGGCCTCAAGTCAGGCTCGGGCCTGACGATCGTCTCCTGGCTCATGCGCCTGGGCTTCCTGCTGTCGCCGCCGGTCGTCGGCCAGGTCGCCGACGCGGCCGGCCTGCGCACCGGCCTGCTGGTGATCCCTGCCGCCGGAGTGCTGGTGGTGCTGCTCGCCGGAGTCCTGCGAGCCCGCCGCGGCTGAGGCGGCGGGAGCGGCCCGTGGTCCCTCCGAGCGCCGCGCAAGCACGCGGCGCTGCCCTTTGCGCCCGGCGCGGGGGAGAACAAACGGGCGGGGAGCCCGGGCCCCGTGAGGGCCCGCACTCCCCGCCGTGCCCGTCCGGGGCCGAGCCCCCGGACGGGTTCACGCGCGCAGCCGCTAAGCCTCGCGCGAGCCTGCGTACATCTCGTCGATGAGCCCCTGGTACTCGCGCTCGACGACCGGCCGCTTCAGCTTGAGGCTGGGGGTCAGCTCGCCGTGCTCGACATCCAGGTCGCGCGGCAGCAGCCGGAACTTCTTGATGGTCTGCCAGCGCTGGAGGCCCTCGTTGAGGCGCTTGACGTACCCGTCGATCAGCTCGACGGTCTGCGGGGCCGCGACGACCTCCGCGTACGACTTGCCCTCCAGGCCGTTCTCGGCGGCCCAGCCGAGGACGGTGGGGCCGTCGAGCGCGATGAGCGCGGTGCAGAAGTTACGGTCCGCACCGTGCACCAGGATGTTGGAGACGAACGGGCAGACCGCCTTGAACTGGCCCTCGACCTCCGCCGGGGCGACGTACTTGCCGCCCGACGTCTTGATCAGGTCCTTCTTGCGGTCGGTGATGCGGAGGTAGCCGTCGGCCGACAGCTCGCCGATGTCCCCGGTGTGGAACCAGCCGTCCGACTCCAGGACCTCCTCGGTCTTGTCGGGCAGCTTGTGGTAGCCCTGCATGATGCCGGGGCCGCGCAGCAGGATCTCGCCGTCGTCCGCGATGCGCACCTCGGTGCCGGGGAGCGGCTTGCCGACGGTGCCGGTGCGGTAGGCCTCGCCCGGGTTGACGAAGGAGGCGGCGCTGCTCTCGGTGAGGCCGTAGCCCTCCAGGATGTGGACCCCGGCGCCCGCGAAGAAGTAGCCGATGTCCGGGGCGAGGGCGGCGGAGCCGGAGACACAGGCGCGCAGCCGGCCGCCGAAGGCCTCACGGATCTTGGAGAAGACGAGCGCGTCGGCGACCTTGTGCTTGGCGCCGAGCGCGAAGGGGACGGACGCCTTGCCGGTGCGCCGGAAGTTGTCCTGGGAGACCTTGGCGTACTCGCGTGCCACCCCCGCCGCCCACTGGAAGATCTTGTACTTCGCGCCGCCGCCCGCACGCGCCTTGGACGCGACCCCGTTGTAGACCTTCTCGAAGATCCGGGGGACGGCGGCCATGTAGGTCGGCTGGACGACCGGCAGATTCTCGATGATCTTGTCGATGCGGCCGTCGACCGCGGTGACGTGGCCGACCTCGATCTGGCCCGAGGTGAGGACCTTGCCGAAGACGTGGGCGAGCGGCAGCCAGAGGTACTGCACGTCGTCGGCGTTGATGAGGCCGGTCGAGACGGTGGCCTTGGCCATGTACGACCAGTTGTCGTGCGGCAGCCGTACGCCCTTGGGCCGGCCGGTGGTGCCGGAGGTGTAGATGAGCGTGGCGAGCTGGTCGGCGGTGATGGCGGCGACCCGCTCGGTGACCGCGTCCGGGGTCTTGGCGAGCAGCTCGTTGCCCCGGGCCTCCAGCTCCGCGAGGGTGATGATCCAGCCCTCGGGGTCGCCCTCGGCGGGTTCGACGCCGGCCGGGTCGATGACGACGACATGGGCCAGGTCGGGCAGCTCGGCGCGGCACTCGCGGGCCTTGGCCAGCTGTTCGGCGTCCTCCGCGACGAGGACGCGGCTCTCGGAGTCCGCCAGGATGAACGCGGACTCCTCGGCGTTCGTGGAGGGGTAGATCGTCGTGGTCGCGGCGCCCGCGCACATCACCCCGAGGTCGATGAGGATCCACTCCACCCGGGTGGCCGAGGAGAGGGCGACCCGCTCCTCCGGCTGCACGCCGAGCGCGATCAGCCCGGCCGCGATCGCGTAGACCCGCTCCGAGGCCTGGCCCCAGCTCAGCGACTTCCAGTCGTCGGGGCCCTCGCCCGAGGCCGACGGCACCGGATAGCGGTACGCCTCCCCGTCCGGGGTCGCCGCCACGCGGTCGATGAAGAGGGACGCCACGGAGGGCGGCCGGTTATCGATCAAGGTCTGTGTGTCGCTCACGACGTCCTCCGGGCCTGCGGCATTGCTACGACCGGCTTCTTTGATCCTGCGACTACTGCTGCTGTCCTGCTGCGCAACCTGCTTGTTCGGCTTGTTTAACTGGCGAGTAACCAACGATGCGTGATCAGAGTAGAGCGCACGCGCGCCCCACGTAAGAGGCAACGGGCCGCCGCTTTCATAACGAAAGGGCCCTCACGCCGCACGTTACTGCGGGCGTAAGGGCCCTGGGCGCCGTTCGACGGCCGGGGTCGAGTGGCGGGCGGGGGCGGGCTACTTCTTGCCCTTGCTCTCCCCCGCGGACTCGTCGGTCGACAGGACGGAGATGAAGGCGTCCTGCGGCACCTCCACGTTGCCGACCATCTTCATCCGCTTCTTGCCCTCCTTCTGCTTCTCCAGCAGCTTCCGCTTACGGGAGATGTCACCGCCGTAGCACTTGGCGAGGACGTCCTTGCGGATGGCGCGGACGGTCTCACGGGCGATGACCCGGGCGCCGATGGCCGCCTGGATCGGCACCTCGAAGTTCTGCCGGGGGATGAGCTTCTGCAGCTTGGCGACGAGCCGGACGCCGTACGCGTACGCCTGGTCCTTGTGCGTGACCGCGGAGAACGCGTCCACCTTGTCGCCGTGCAGCAGGATGTCGACCTTGACGAGGTTGGCCGCCTGCTCGCCGGTGGGCTCGTAGTCGAGGGAGGCGTACCCGCGTGTCTTGGACTTCAGCTGGTCGAAGAAGTCGAAGACGATCTCCGCGAGCGGCAGGGTGTAGCGGATCTCGACCCGGTCCTCGGAGAGGTAGTCCATGCCGAGCATGGTGCCGCGCCGGCCCTGGCACAGCTCCATGATCGCGCCGATGAACTCGCTCGGGGCCAGCACCGTGGCGCGGACGACCGGCTCGTGCACCTTGTCGATCTTGCCCTCGGGGAACTCACTCGGGTTGGTGACGATGTGCTCGGTTCCGTCCTCCATCTCGACCCGGTAGACCACGTTGGGGGCGGTGGCGATCAGGTCGAGCCCGAACTCGCGCTCCAGCCGCTCGCGGACCACGTCCAGGTGGAGCAGGCCGAGGAAGCCGACGCGGAAGCCGAAGCCGAGCGCGGCGGAGGTCTCCGGCTCGTAGACCAGGGCGGCGTCGTTGAGCTGGAGCTTGTCCAGTGCCTCGCGCAGGTCCGGGTAGTCGGAGCCGTCCAGCGGGTAGAGCCCCGAGAACACCATCGGCTTCGGGTCCTTGTAACCACCCAGCGGCTCGGTCGCCCCGTTGCTCAGGGAGGTGATCGTGTCGCCGACCTTGGACTGCCGGACGTCCTTCACACCGGTGATGATGTAGCCGACCTCGCCCACGCCGATGCCGTCGGCCGGGGTCATCTCCGGGGAGGACACCCCGATCTCCAGCAGCTCGTGGGTGGCGTTGGTCGACATCATCCGGATGCGCTCGCGCTTGTTGAGCTGGCCGTCCACGACACGGACGTAGGTGACGACCCCGCGGTACGAGTCGTAGACCGAGTCGAAGATCATCGCGCGGGCGGGGGCGTCCGCGACGCCGACCGGGGCCGGCACGTCCCGTACGACCCGGTCGAGCAGCGCGTCCACGCCGACGCCGGTCTTGGCGGAGACCTTGAGCACGTCCTCGGGCTGGCAGCCGATGAGGTTGGCCAGCTCCTCGGAGAACTTCTCCGGCTGCGCGGCGGGGAGGTCGATCTTGTTGAGCACCGGGACGATGGTGAGGTCGTTCTCCATCGCGAGGTAGAGGTTGGCCAGCGTCTGGGCCTCGATGCCCTGCGCGGCGTCGACCAGCAGGACCGTGCCCTCGCAGGCGGCGAGCGAGCGGGAGACCTCGTAGGTGAAGTCCACGTGCCCCGGGGTGTCGATCATGTTGAGGACATGGGTCAGCCCCTTGTCCTCACCCTCGGTGGGCGCCCAGGGCAGCCGGACCGCCTGGGACTTGATGGTGATGCCGCGCTCGCGCTCGATGTCCATCCGGTCGAGGTACTGAGCACGCATCTGCCGCTGATCGACCACACCGGTCAGCTGGAGCATCCGGTCGGCAAGGGTCGACTTGCCGTGGTCGATGTGCGCGATGATGCAGAAATTGCGGATCAGCGCCGGGTCGGTACGGCTCGGCTCGGGCACGTTGGAAGGAGTCGCGGGCACGCAGGGTCCTGATTCTTGAGACGCCGAACGCCGTGTCTCGGGTCGATGTCGGGTCGGTCGGATCGATACGTAGGCTCCATCGTCCCACGCCTGCGGGGCAGCGACCGGTTTGGGCCGGTCGGAGAGTGACTGCTACCGTGGACAGCTGTGCCTCGTGGCTCTCACGAGCGGCGGGGCTCACCTAGAAGATCCAACGAACCTGAAAAGGCTCTTTCGTGGCGAACATCAAGTCCCAGATCAAGCGGAACAAGACCAACGAGAAGGCGCGCCTGCGCAACAAGGCCGTCAAGTCGTCGCTCAAGACCGCGATCCGCAAGGCCCGCGAGGCCGCCGCTGCCGGTGACGTCGAGAAGGCCACCACGGCCGCCCGCGACGCCTCCCGCCAGCTCGACAAGGCTGTCTCGAAGGGTGTCATCCACAAGAACGCCGCCGCCAACAAGAAGTCGGCGCTGGCGTCCAAGGTTGCCGCCCTGTCGGCCTGAGCTTCTTCCCGAAGCTCACTGATGTGATCGCCGGGACGGACCAGCGGGCCCTCTCTCCCGCCCCTGACCGGCACCCCGCGCCGCACACCGAACCTGCGTTCGCCACGCGGGTGCGGCGCACCCCAGCATGACCCGGAAGCCCCGGTCCCCGATCTCCCCAGATCGAGAACCGGGGCTTCCGTGCGTACAGGCCCACTCCCCAGCCGGTCCGGGGCACCCCGAGCCCATCCGCGCACCACCCAGCCCGTCCGGCGCTCGATGCCGGAACCGGCGATCACACGAGAGGACGCACCTTCGGGCACGGCGCGGAGGCCATCCCAGCCGGTCCGGGGCAATCCCAGCCCGTCCGGCGCTCAAGGGCGGAACCGGTCACTCCAGGGCCCAGCAACACCGCGGCGAACCCACCCCGCCCGAGAGGCCTACCGCCCCGCCCGCGCGGCCCGAGCCACAACGACGACGGCCTTCTCCAGGGCGTACTCGGGATCGTCCCCCCCGCCCTTCACCCCCGCGTCCGCCGCAGCCACGGCCCGCAGGGCCACCGCCACCCCGTCCGGCGTCCAGCCCCGCATCTGCTGCCGCACCCGGTCGATCTTCCACGGCGGCATTCCCAGCTCCCGGGCAAGATCAGCCGGCCGCCCGCCCCTCGCGGAGGACAGCTTCCCGATCGCCCGCACCCCCTGCGCCAGCGCACTGGTGATCAGCA
This sequence is a window from Streptomyces parvus. Protein-coding genes within it:
- the hemW gene encoding radical SAM family heme chaperone HemW, with the translated sequence MGGMPSVLPDGEPVPDDGALPRHALEGAADRPLGFYLHVPYCATRCGYCDFNTYTATELRGSGGALASRDNYAVHLIEEVRQARKVLGDDPRPVRTVFVGGGTPTLLPAADLVRMLAAIKDEFGLADDAEVTTEANPESVDPAYLEALREGGFNRVSFGMQSAKQHILKILDRTHTPGRPEACVAEARAAGFDHVNLDLIYGTPGESDDDWRSTLDAAIGAGPDHVSAYALIVEEGTQLARRIRRGEIPMTDDDAHADRYLIADEAFAAAGFHWYEVSNWATTEAGRCLHNELYWRGADWWGAGPGAHSHVGGVRWWNVKHPGAYAQALAEGKSPGAGREILAEEDRRVERILLELRLREGCPLDLLKPDGLAASRRALTDGLLEPEPYVKGRAVLTLRGRLLADAVVRDLVD
- a CDS encoding SpoIIE family protein phosphatase, which encodes MAPIPLQRDTAQRPGTIRAGGAHGPRLASRTSLPGIPLAPSAARRFVRAALAEWTGLGVPAAVGFSDRLADDAVTVTNELVTNAVVHAGTTVDLVLRLEEDGGDEPSAALVLEVTDHHPARPVSGDEPEPGPEPDAAVAGELPDPAEYGRGLQLVATLADSWGITYRTGLKTVWARLPVDDWSAPLAPPDGEALRRGLRAAEILAPAARRTERDDAVWDSRGAPAFLAEASDLLAGQLDEDLVAAIAGQLLVPRLADWCAIWLETEGGGPAAEPRPARVWHSDETGAEPLRTALERAPLTLPAGAGSGPVPVPWPEHPGHPADQPGGAEDAAPPHPGGRDGAALAFRITAGGRMLGTVLVGREGVARVPEAVSSLIEDFVRRLGLAVGAARAYTRQATISRILQRGLLPSKVADIPGVTSSLVYEPSDDGVVGGDFYDIFPCPGDRWCFVLGDVQGSGPEAAVVTGLARPWLRLLSREGFGVGKVLDRLNRLLLDDAMEAAEAAALMVAAAGGRQLHDGTQSRFLSLLYGEVVPLPDGGVRCTVASAGHPLPLLLRPDGTVRPAAEPQVLLGVVEDVAYESQVFDLAPGDTLLCVTDGVTERRSGPLMFDDGDGLARVLAGCAGLPAEATAEKIRRAVHEFAEQPPDDDVALLVLHAD
- a CDS encoding DedA family protein; the protein is MDEIALAAGALYVIVLLRAGGTFAVGWLAGAGARRSRFAARTSSAKFRRAERAIQRWGAPVVAVSFLTVGFQTAANFLAGSMRMPLSRYLPALFAGGAAWALIYATAGFGVLKGLGRLFAEHTAYGVSAVVVLLLAVGGAVVHRRRRPAAVPSSGDAASDMS
- a CDS encoding MFS transporter, giving the protein MTVDIETRPLPAARHARAAVAVLFFTNGALFANLLPRYPQIKEDLAIGNGAYGLAVAAFPAGAITAGLAAGVLVRRMGSARVAVLGTLLMAAGILVAGLAPSVALFATALFLAGAMDALTDVAQNAHGLRVQRLYGRSILNSFHAIWSIGAVTGGLMAAGAMSLGLSLGVHLAVSGAVLVAAAVAALRFCLPGPDSEPEETGPERRGTEGARGTSRVGPVLAALVLLATAGTLVEDAGNSWAALYLSDALHASAALAAWGFIALVGAQFIGRIIGDRLVDRFGRRAVARAGGLITAVGMGLALAVPTLPGTVLGFALAGFGVATLVPAAMHEADALPGLKSGSGLTIVSWLMRLGFLLSPPVVGQVADAAGLRTGLLVIPAAGVLVVLLAGVLRARRG
- a CDS encoding long-chain fatty acid--CoA ligase, which translates into the protein MSDTQTLIDNRPPSVASLFIDRVAATPDGEAYRYPVPSASGEGPDDWKSLSWGQASERVYAIAAGLIALGVQPEERVALSSATRVEWILIDLGVMCAGAATTTIYPSTNAEESAFILADSESRVLVAEDAEQLAKARECRAELPDLAHVVVIDPAGVEPAEGDPEGWIITLAELEARGNELLAKTPDAVTERVAAITADQLATLIYTSGTTGRPKGVRLPHDNWSYMAKATVSTGLINADDVQYLWLPLAHVFGKVLTSGQIEVGHVTAVDGRIDKIIENLPVVQPTYMAAVPRIFEKVYNGVASKARAGGGAKYKIFQWAAGVAREYAKVSQDNFRRTGKASVPFALGAKHKVADALVFSKIREAFGGRLRACVSGSAALAPDIGYFFAGAGVHILEGYGLTESSAASFVNPGEAYRTGTVGKPLPGTEVRIADDGEILLRGPGIMQGYHKLPDKTEEVLESDGWFHTGDIGELSADGYLRITDRKKDLIKTSGGKYVAPAEVEGQFKAVCPFVSNILVHGADRNFCTALIALDGPTVLGWAAENGLEGKSYAEVVAAPQTVELIDGYVKRLNEGLQRWQTIKKFRLLPRDLDVEHGELTPSLKLKRPVVEREYQGLIDEMYAGSREA
- the lepA gene encoding translation elongation factor 4, which encodes MPATPSNVPEPSRTDPALIRNFCIIAHIDHGKSTLADRMLQLTGVVDQRQMRAQYLDRMDIERERGITIKSQAVRLPWAPTEGEDKGLTHVLNMIDTPGHVDFTYEVSRSLAACEGTVLLVDAAQGIEAQTLANLYLAMENDLTIVPVLNKIDLPAAQPEKFSEELANLIGCQPEDVLKVSAKTGVGVDALLDRVVRDVPAPVGVADAPARAMIFDSVYDSYRGVVTYVRVVDGQLNKRERIRMMSTNATHELLEIGVSSPEMTPADGIGVGEVGYIITGVKDVRQSKVGDTITSLSNGATEPLGGYKDPKPMVFSGLYPLDGSDYPDLREALDKLQLNDAALVYEPETSAALGFGFRVGFLGLLHLDVVRERLEREFGLDLIATAPNVVYRVEMEDGTEHIVTNPSEFPEGKIDKVHEPVVRATVLAPSEFIGAIMELCQGRRGTMLGMDYLSEDRVEIRYTLPLAEIVFDFFDQLKSKTRGYASLDYEPTGEQAANLVKVDILLHGDKVDAFSAVTHKDQAYAYGVRLVAKLQKLIPRQNFEVPIQAAIGARVIARETVRAIRKDVLAKCYGGDISRKRKLLEKQKEGKKRMKMVGNVEVPQDAFISVLSTDESAGESKGKK
- the rpsT gene encoding 30S ribosomal protein S20, with the translated sequence MANIKSQIKRNKTNEKARLRNKAVKSSLKTAIRKAREAAAAGDVEKATTAARDASRQLDKAVSKGVIHKNAAANKKSALASKVAALSA